One Solanum lycopersicum chromosome 4, SLM_r2.1 DNA window includes the following coding sequences:
- the LOC101243699 gene encoding metal ion binding protein has product MGVGGTLEYISEMMSIEKPKKKKKQFNTVELKVRMDCEGCEMKVKNTLSSMSGVKSVEINRKQQKVTVTGYVEPNKVLKKAKSTGKKAEIWPYIPYNLVSQPYAAQAYDKKAPPGYVRRVDQYPTTGTVARYEDPSYVNMFSDDNPNACSIM; this is encoded by the exons atGGGTGTTGGAGGAACATTAGAGTATATCTCAGAAATGATGAGTATTGAaaagccaaagaagaagaagaagcagttTAATACAGTGGAACTTAAAGTTAGAATGGATTGTGAGGGCTGTGAAATGAAAGTCAAAAATACATTATCTTCCATGAGTG GAGTGAAATCAGTGGAGATAAACAGGAAACAACAGAAGGTGACAGTAACAGGCTATGTGGAACCAAACAAAGTGTTAAAGAAGGCAAAGTCAACTGGAAAGAAGGCAGAGATATGGCCTTATATCCCATACAATTTGGTATCCCAGCCATATGCTGCTCAAGCTTATGATAAAAAGGCGCCTCCTGGCTACGTCAGGAGGGTCGATCAGTACCCAACCACGGGTACTGTTGCGAGATATGAGGATCCTTCCTATGTCAACATGTTTAGTGATGACAATCCTAATGCTTGTTCCATCATGTAA